One genomic window of Garciella nitratireducens DSM 15102 includes the following:
- a CDS encoding sugar transferase — MKIYPYIKRIIDFTLSLLAMIILWPVFLLIAILIKLDSKGPVLFKQKRVGKSKKHFYILKFRTMRIDTPKDMPTHMLKNPEVFITRVGKFLRKTSLDELPQIINILRGEMSIIGPRPVLWNQYDLIEERDKYGANDIYPGLTGWAQINGRDELPIDIKAKYDGEYAEKMSFLFDVKVFFKTIFSVIRSEGVKEGASE, encoded by the coding sequence ATGAAGATTTATCCTTATATAAAACGAATAATTGATTTTACTTTATCTTTATTAGCAATGATTATACTTTGGCCAGTTTTTCTACTTATTGCAATTCTTATTAAGTTAGACTCTAAAGGACCAGTACTATTCAAACAAAAACGTGTAGGTAAGAGCAAGAAACATTTTTATATATTAAAATTTAGAACAATGAGAATAGATACTCCCAAAGATATGCCTACTCATATGCTAAAAAATCCTGAAGTTTTTATAACAAGAGTTGGTAAGTTTTTAAGAAAAACAAGCCTTGATGAACTACCTCAGATTATAAATATATTAAGAGGAGAAATGAGCATCATAGGTCCTAGACCTGTATTATGGAACCAATATGATTTGATAGAAGAAAGAGATAAATATGGAGCTAATGATATTTATCCAGGTCTTACAGGCTGGGCTCAGATAAATGGTAGGGATGAATTACCTATTGATATTAAAGCTAAGTATGATGGTGAGTATGCTGAGAAAATGAGTTTTTTATTTGATGTTAAGGTATTTTTTAAGACGATTTTTAGTGTGATTAGGAGTGAAGGAGTTAAAGAAGGAGCTAGTGAATAA
- a CDS encoding NAD-dependent epimerase/dehydratase family protein — MLLVTGITGHTGRYFLQELIKYKYDGSIRCVVRKNSDTSMIDNSGLKIEKVVGDLNDKEFVDACMKGVDAVFHIVNIRYSLNIIEAAIRNNVKRAILVHTTGIFSKFRIASEEYKIIENKLQEIIKNAEIKITILRPTMIYGDLCDRNMSKFIKMVDRLRIFPVINGGKGLIQPVNARDLGKAYYSVLMMDADKAKPEYIVSGKKPITMIDTFKLISDNLGKKTIFISFPLWFGVFLARTLKILTFGRVDYIERVQRMSEDRSFPHDDAKKDFEYSPESFEVGIVREVKQYLNRNK, encoded by the coding sequence ATGCTATTAGTAACAGGAATTACAGGGCATACAGGAAGATATTTTCTTCAAGAGTTAATTAAATATAAATATGATGGTAGTATTAGGTGTGTTGTAAGAAAAAATTCAGATACATCTATGATTGATAATAGTGGATTAAAAATTGAAAAAGTTGTTGGAGATTTGAACGACAAAGAATTCGTTGATGCTTGTATGAAAGGTGTTGACGCTGTTTTTCATATTGTTAATATACGTTATTCACTTAACATTATCGAGGCTGCAATACGTAATAACGTTAAAAGAGCAATATTAGTTCATACAACAGGAATTTTTTCGAAGTTTAGAATTGCTTCTGAAGAATATAAAATTATAGAAAACAAACTTCAAGAAATTATTAAAAATGCAGAAATCAAGATAACTATCTTACGTCCTACTATGATATATGGTGACTTATGTGATCGTAATATGAGTAAATTCATAAAAATGGTTGATAGACTTAGAATTTTTCCTGTTATTAACGGTGGAAAAGGATTAATACAACCAGTTAATGCTAGAGATCTAGGTAAGGCTTATTATAGTGTTCTTATGATGGATGCTGATAAAGCGAAACCAGAATATATAGTATCTGGGAAGAAGCCAATTACAATGATTGATACTTTTAAATTAATAAGTGACAATTTAGGTAAGAAAACAATCTTTATTAGTTTTCCTTTATGGTTTGGTGTGTTTTTAGCAAGAACTTTAAAAATATTAACTTTTGGTAGGGTAGATTATATTGAAAGAGTTCAGAGAATGAGCGAAGATAGAAGCTTTCCACATGATGATGCTAAAAAAGATTTTGAATATAGTCCAGAATCTTTTGAAGTTGGAATAGTAAGAGAAGTAAAGCAGTATCTAAACAGAAATAAGTAG
- a CDS encoding YveK family protein has product MEFEEEIDLREILHLLKKQWRMIASITLIAIIMSAIISIFILSPVYQATSTILVGRNQENHSQTEDLYSDVTLSKQLVNTYGEIIKTSAVLDPVIHNLKLDTTIDQLSEKITVTPVGETELIQVTVQDRYPMKAADISNEICEVFSDKIQEIMKVDNVSIIEQAVAPTTPVKPNKMLNIAIGGILGLMVSIFIVFLKEYLDNTIKTPEDVQKYLELPVLGTIPMQE; this is encoded by the coding sequence ATGGAATTTGAAGAAGAAATAGATCTAAGAGAGATACTACATTTATTGAAAAAACAATGGCGGATGATTGCATCGATTACTTTGATTGCTATTATAATGAGTGCAATAATCAGCATTTTTATTTTAAGCCCTGTTTATCAAGCAACTTCTACCATATTGGTAGGACGAAATCAAGAAAATCATTCCCAAACTGAGGATTTGTACAGCGATGTAACCTTATCCAAGCAGCTGGTAAATACCTATGGGGAAATCATCAAAACCAGTGCGGTTTTAGATCCTGTCATTCATAATCTTAAGTTGGATACCACCATCGATCAATTATCCGAAAAGATCACGGTTACTCCAGTAGGGGAAACAGAATTAATTCAAGTCACTGTGCAGGATCGATATCCTATGAAAGCAGCGGATATTTCGAATGAAATTTGTGAGGTTTTTTCTGATAAAATTCAAGAGATTATGAAAGTAGATAATGTAAGTATTATTGAACAAGCTGTTGCTCCCACTACCCCTGTAAAGCCTAATAAAATGCTCAATATTGCGATTGGCGGAATACTAGGATTGATGGTGAGTATATTTATCGTATTTTTAAAAGAGTATCTAGACAATACCATCAAAACGCCAGAAGATGTACAAAAATATTTAGAACTTCCTGTATTAGGGACAATTCCTATGCAAGAATAA
- a CDS encoding NAD-dependent protein deacylase → MRKEQEKLKQMIENSDNIVFFGGAGVSTESNIPDFRSESGIYKTQTQYGYPPEIMLSHSFFESHIEEFYDFYKNTMIYQDAKPNPAHYALAQLEKQGKLKAVITQNIDGLHQKAGSQKVLELHGSIYRNYCMHCHQSYQLSYILKSPGVPKCSQCGGIIKPDVVLYEEPLNREVMEEALDYISQADILIVGGTSLAVYPAASLIEYYHGNKLVLINKTPTPYDKRANLVLNQSIGKVLGEIIECKKQ, encoded by the coding sequence ATGAGAAAAGAACAAGAAAAATTAAAGCAAATGATAGAAAATAGCGATAATATTGTATTCTTTGGAGGAGCAGGAGTTTCTACAGAAAGCAATATTCCGGACTTTCGAAGTGAAAGTGGGATTTATAAAACTCAAACACAATACGGCTATCCTCCCGAGATCATGCTTAGCCATAGTTTTTTTGAAAGCCATATAGAAGAGTTTTATGATTTTTATAAAAATACTATGATTTATCAAGATGCCAAGCCTAATCCTGCCCACTATGCACTTGCTCAATTAGAAAAGCAAGGAAAACTAAAAGCTGTGATAACCCAAAATATAGATGGTCTTCATCAAAAGGCGGGAAGCCAAAAAGTATTAGAACTTCATGGTTCTATTTATCGAAATTATTGTATGCATTGTCATCAAAGTTACCAATTATCCTATATTTTAAAAAGTCCAGGCGTTCCGAAATGTAGTCAATGTGGAGGAATTATTAAGCCAGATGTCGTTCTCTATGAAGAACCTTTAAATAGGGAAGTGATGGAGGAGGCTCTTGATTATATCTCCCAAGCAGACATTCTTATCGTTGGAGGAACTTCTCTAGCAGTTTATCCAGCAGCCAGCCTCATTGAATATTATCATGGGAATAAGTTGGTGCTCATCAACAAAACTCCGACTCCTTATGATAAGCGCGCCAATCTAGTCTTAAACCAAAGCATTGGAAAAGTATTAGGAGAGATTATTGAATGTAAAAAACAATAG
- the sdaAB gene encoding L-serine ammonia-lyase, iron-sulfur-dependent subunit beta produces MKKCGVFDVIGPIMIGPSSSHTAGATKIALLARRIAGLGYQHVDFYLHGSFQATYQGHGTDKALIGGILGFEPSDVRIKNSFDYAKKVGISYRFLPIDLEDAHPNSVKIVFHYPDGTSFYVIGSSIGGGAIEITNINGTDVTFTGEQPTLLLKYKEQKGMIAYISNALYAKGYNIDLMRTIKEEDEVLLIVELNESLDPDLYQTIKNGKSFLFNKYIDTKEGI; encoded by the coding sequence ATGAAAAAGTGTGGTGTTTTTGATGTAATCGGTCCCATCATGATTGGTCCTTCCAGTTCTCATACTGCCGGTGCCACTAAAATTGCTCTGTTGGCCCGAAGAATTGCAGGATTGGGCTATCAACATGTGGATTTTTATCTTCATGGTTCTTTCCAGGCTACTTATCAAGGACACGGAACTGATAAAGCCCTTATAGGTGGAATCCTTGGTTTTGAACCTAGTGATGTGCGTATTAAAAATTCGTTTGACTATGCAAAAAAAGTGGGCATCTCTTATCGATTTTTGCCTATAGACTTAGAAGATGCTCATCCTAATAGCGTAAAGATTGTATTTCATTATCCCGATGGAACTAGTTTTTATGTTATTGGATCTTCTATCGGTGGAGGTGCTATTGAAATAACCAATATTAATGGTACGGATGTCACTTTTACAGGGGAACAACCTACCCTACTTTTAAAATATAAAGAACAAAAAGGGATGATTGCCTATATTTCCAATGCTCTATATGCTAAGGGGTATAATATTGATTTAATGCGAACTATTAAAGAAGAAGACGAGGTACTCCTCATTGTAGAGCTCAATGAAAGTTTAGATCCCGATTTATATCAAACGATTAAAAACGGGAAGTCTTTTCTATTTAATAAATATATCGATACCAAGGAGGGGATCTGA
- a CDS encoding tyrosine-protein phosphatase, which translates to MWDFHSHILPFLDDGAEDFQESIAMAKIAREEGIHTIIATPHYVAIEQELSKEEIIQSIEKVSAFLEKEQLPLKILPGMEVFGEWEILEKIDQGEILSLNDSRYLLMELPMHQIPEDAEDLFYELQIRELIPVVAHPERYIEIQENPNLLIDWIERGVLLQINTTSLTGVLGQAVQETAKLLVQHNMVHLLGTDAHTSRRRSPKMKEAVQLLNQWLDPSRVQLLLEEYPQKILANEPIQPIEPIEIKKKKKRKFPFFFH; encoded by the coding sequence ATGTGGGATTTTCATAGTCATATCCTCCCCTTTTTAGACGATGGAGCAGAAGATTTTCAAGAGAGTATTGCTATGGCAAAAATCGCAAGAGAAGAGGGAATACATACCATTATAGCCACTCCTCATTATGTAGCAATAGAGCAAGAATTGTCTAAAGAAGAAATTATCCAGTCTATAGAGAAAGTAAGTGCTTTTTTAGAGAAAGAACAACTCCCATTAAAAATTCTTCCGGGAATGGAAGTTTTTGGAGAATGGGAAATCCTTGAAAAAATTGACCAAGGGGAAATCTTAAGTTTAAATGATAGTAGATATCTTTTAATGGAATTGCCTATGCATCAGATTCCAGAAGATGCAGAGGATCTTTTCTATGAATTACAGATAAGAGAATTGATTCCTGTAGTCGCTCATCCAGAAAGATATATTGAAATTCAAGAAAACCCCAACCTTTTAATAGATTGGATAGAAAGAGGAGTCTTGCTTCAGATCAACACCACCAGCCTTACAGGCGTTTTAGGACAAGCTGTTCAAGAGACCGCAAAACTTCTTGTACAGCATAATATGGTGCATCTTTTGGGAACGGATGCCCATACTTCCAGGAGAAGGTCGCCTAAGATGAAAGAAGCGGTACAGCTTTTGAATCAATGGCTAGATCCTAGTCGAGTGCAACTTCTTTTGGAAGAGTATCCTCAAAAAATCTTAGCCAATGAACCCATTCAACCAATAGAACCCATAGAAATAAAGAAAAAGAAGAAAAGAAAGTTTCCTTTTTTCTTTCATTAA
- a CDS encoding LCP family protein, with protein sequence MKKVLMGFLIIVLVLVGGAGFYLNHMLNQVGTHKISQSDENLGIKNSNEESDNITNIALFGLDRRETTGNTRSDTIMIATLDTKNKKAKLTSIMRDTYVNIPSRGMDKINHAYAYGGPELAIRTINENFDMNIRDYVMVDFFGMADIIDALGGVTIDVKPEEVSRTGVSSAGLQTLNGEQAVKYSRIRYVGNGDFERTERQRKVLEQLMNKVVTAGPMEYPKLMNQLLPYVETSLSKREILKLGTSAFTSGVDSLEEYRIPVDGYAKGQKMNGIYYLVPQDLQTNVEFLHEFIYEDSKPVAQGE encoded by the coding sequence ATGAAAAAAGTTTTGATGGGTTTTTTAATAATAGTGCTAGTCTTAGTGGGAGGGGCAGGATTTTATTTAAACCATATGCTGAATCAAGTAGGAACGCATAAAATCTCCCAATCGGATGAAAATTTAGGGATTAAAAATTCCAATGAAGAATCTGATAATATCACAAATATTGCTCTTTTTGGACTAGATCGAAGGGAAACTACTGGAAATACTCGCTCGGATACCATTATGATCGCTACTTTAGATACCAAAAACAAAAAAGCAAAACTTACCTCTATTATGCGAGATACTTATGTAAATATTCCTAGTAGAGGAATGGATAAAATCAATCATGCTTATGCCTATGGAGGGCCTGAGCTTGCTATCCGCACTATTAATGAAAATTTTGATATGAATATTCGAGATTATGTAATGGTGGATTTTTTTGGAATGGCAGATATTATCGATGCCTTAGGGGGAGTAACGATTGATGTAAAACCGGAAGAAGTTTCTCGTACTGGCGTATCCAGTGCCGGATTGCAAACTTTAAATGGAGAGCAAGCAGTCAAATATTCTCGTATCCGTTATGTAGGCAATGGAGACTTTGAAAGAACCGAAAGGCAAAGAAAGGTATTAGAACAATTGATGAATAAGGTAGTGACAGCAGGACCTATGGAGTATCCCAAGTTAATGAATCAATTGCTTCCTTATGTAGAAACTAGTCTAAGTAAAAGAGAGATCTTAAAGCTTGGCACTTCTGCTTTTACCTCTGGAGTAGATTCTTTAGAAGAATATCGAATTCCTGTAGATGGATATGCGAAAGGACAAAAAATGAATGGTATCTATTATTTAGTTCCTCAAGATTTACAAACGAATGTAGAATTTTTGCATGAATTTATTTATGAAGATAGCAAACCTGTAGCACAAGGAGAATAA
- the sdaAA gene encoding L-serine ammonia-lyase, iron-sulfur-dependent, subunit alpha: MYHSAKQLLELCEQQKKTIYQVVIEEECKTSGFTPEKIYSQMKEVLEVMEKSSQDGLNKKISSLSGMIGGDAKRVYEYQKKTKTLLGAIPNQAMAMAFSTSEINASMGKIVAAPTAGASGILPAVLMSLKEHLRLKEEDLIHALLVAVGIGQIIGQNATFAGAEGGCQVECGSAASMAAAAAVFAAGGNNEQILHGASIALINIMGLVCDPIAGLVEFPCALRNASGTLNALSSADLALAGVQSVIPFDEVVDAMYKVGKALPETLRETGLGGVATTETGCSIRKNLFKEGE, from the coding sequence ATGTATCACTCTGCAAAACAGCTATTAGAACTTTGTGAACAGCAAAAAAAAACTATTTATCAAGTGGTGATAGAAGAAGAATGTAAAACTTCTGGATTTACCCCAGAAAAGATTTATTCTCAAATGAAAGAAGTACTAGAAGTCATGGAAAAATCTTCTCAAGATGGTTTAAATAAAAAAATATCCAGTTTATCAGGGATGATTGGAGGAGATGCAAAAAGAGTTTATGAGTATCAAAAAAAGACAAAGACTCTCTTAGGGGCTATCCCCAATCAAGCAATGGCTATGGCTTTTTCTACTTCAGAAATCAATGCTTCTATGGGAAAAATTGTAGCTGCTCCTACAGCAGGAGCTTCTGGAATCTTACCTGCAGTATTGATGAGTCTTAAGGAACATCTTCGCTTAAAAGAAGAAGATTTAATTCATGCTCTCCTTGTCGCGGTAGGAATTGGACAAATTATTGGACAAAATGCTACTTTTGCTGGTGCGGAAGGAGGCTGTCAGGTAGAATGTGGTTCTGCCGCTTCTATGGCTGCAGCTGCAGCAGTTTTTGCTGCTGGAGGAAACAATGAACAAATCCTTCATGGAGCAAGTATTGCTTTGATTAATATTATGGGATTGGTTTGTGATCCTATTGCAGGATTGGTAGAATTCCCTTGTGCGTTAAGAAATGCTTCCGGGACCTTAAATGCTTTATCTTCTGCAGATCTAGCTCTGGCAGGAGTCCAATCGGTAATCCCCTTCGACGAAGTGGTAGATGCCATGTATAAAGTAGGAAAAGCCCTTCCAGAAACCTTAAGGGAAACAGGTCTAGGGGGAGTCGCCACTACTGAAACAGGTTGCAGTATAAGAAAAAATTTATTCAAGGAAGGAGAATAA
- a CDS encoding CpsD/CapB family tyrosine-protein kinase has product MKLNNLFTIFNPKSPQSEGYRMLRTNLQFASAGKDLRSIVVTSSTPGEGKSTTSINLAVTLAQADNEVLLVDCDLRRSSLHKYLRLSNSKGLSGFLAGMDSLEDVIQKTQVDRLNIITAGPLPPNPAELLGSVTMERFLKTIRNQYDFVILDCPPVVALTDGAVLSASSDGTVLVVASGETPIEVAQTAKENLQKVGANLLGVVLNKTKIDQENYYYYDYNSSKENEEKNPTAEGKRKPRKKKRSMA; this is encoded by the coding sequence ATGAAATTAAATAATTTATTTACTATTTTTAATCCCAAATCCCCTCAATCAGAAGGGTATCGCATGCTTCGAACCAATTTACAATTTGCTAGTGCTGGAAAGGATTTAAGAAGCATTGTAGTGACCAGTTCAACACCGGGAGAAGGGAAAAGTACTACTTCTATTAATTTAGCTGTTACTTTAGCTCAAGCAGATAATGAAGTATTGCTAGTGGATTGTGATTTAAGGAGATCAAGTTTACATAAATATTTACGGTTATCTAATAGCAAAGGATTGAGTGGATTTTTAGCAGGAATGGATTCTTTAGAAGATGTGATCCAAAAAACGCAAGTAGACAGATTAAATATTATCACGGCAGGTCCCCTTCCTCCAAATCCTGCAGAACTTCTTGGTTCTGTGACCATGGAAAGATTTTTAAAAACCATTCGGAATCAATATGACTTTGTGATTCTAGATTGTCCTCCTGTGGTAGCACTAACCGATGGAGCGGTGCTTTCCGCTTCATCAGATGGGACTGTCCTGGTAGTTGCTTCTGGGGAAACGCCTATTGAAGTGGCACAAACGGCGAAAGAAAATCTACAAAAAGTAGGAGCGAATCTTTTAGGAGTGGTACTCAACAAAACTAAAATAGATCAAGAAAATTATTATTACTATGATTATAATAGTAGTAAAGAGAATGAAGAAAAAAATCCAACGGCAGAAGGAAAAAGAAAGCCAAGGAAGAAAAAAAGGAGTATGGCATAA
- a CDS encoding polysaccharide biosynthesis protein, with product MQALKRQLILIISDILLTNLAFLLSALLILPIQQFTSVLLGYFWEIALFITMVRILTNYIFGLYSSLWRYASIDELFKVIVSVTVGSVMNFVFLHLIRQSYPFAMYASIWMLNLFFIAGSRFTYRALRKSLHKKYKKNIQQKNVLIYGAGDAGVLVLNELRRHPEMGMHPVVMIDDDPAKYKRKVNGILVFGARDKIQDAVKKYQVEEILIALPSVTKQEHKQIIEICKGTGCKLKTLPGVYELINGKVDIKKIREVNIEDLLGREPVKLNSKEISEYLKGETILVTGGGGTIGSEICRQISYFQPKKLMIFDIYENNAYSLQLELKKKHPDLDLEVLIGSVRDKGRLDFIFQTYRPTVVFHAAAHKHVPLMEDSPTEAIKNNVFGTINVAEAAKIYQAKKFVLISTDKAVNPTNIMGATKRIAEIVIQMMDRHSKNTDYVAVRFGNVLGSNGSVIPIFKKQIAEGGPVTVTHPDIIRYFMTITEASQLVLQAGAMAKGGEIFILDMGEPVKILDLAKDLIKLSGFTPDEDIKIEFTGLRPGEKLYEELLIAEEGLQATKHKKILISKPIDYSYQEFVQELAKLKEVITKDAVQEIPKVIKKIVPTFQFDDRHKRQNSKKEKEEI from the coding sequence ATGCAAGCATTGAAACGACAATTGATTTTAATTATTTCAGATATTCTGCTTACCAATTTAGCTTTTCTATTATCTGCGTTATTGATTTTACCTATCCAACAATTTACATCTGTTCTTTTAGGGTATTTTTGGGAAATTGCCTTGTTTATTACAATGGTTCGAATTTTAACAAACTATATTTTTGGCTTATATTCTAGTCTATGGCGATATGCGAGTATAGATGAATTATTTAAAGTGATTGTATCTGTTACCGTTGGTAGTGTAATGAATTTTGTATTTTTGCATCTTATAAGACAGAGTTATCCTTTTGCTATGTATGCTTCTATATGGATGTTAAATTTGTTTTTTATTGCTGGAAGCCGGTTTACTTATCGAGCATTGAGAAAAAGTCTTCATAAAAAATATAAGAAAAACATCCAACAAAAAAACGTATTGATTTATGGCGCTGGAGATGCAGGAGTATTGGTTTTAAATGAGCTCCGAAGACATCCAGAAATGGGCATGCATCCTGTGGTCATGATAGATGATGATCCCGCAAAATACAAAAGAAAAGTCAACGGAATTCTTGTTTTTGGAGCAAGAGATAAAATACAGGATGCCGTTAAAAAATATCAAGTAGAAGAGATTTTGATCGCTCTTCCTTCTGTAACAAAACAAGAGCATAAACAAATCATAGAAATTTGTAAAGGAACAGGGTGTAAGTTAAAAACATTGCCTGGAGTTTATGAACTCATTAATGGGAAGGTAGATATCAAAAAGATTCGAGAGGTAAATATTGAAGATTTATTAGGAAGAGAGCCAGTAAAGTTAAATAGTAAGGAGATTAGTGAATATCTCAAAGGAGAAACCATCTTAGTAACTGGTGGAGGTGGGACCATAGGGTCTGAGATTTGCCGTCAAATTTCTTATTTTCAACCGAAAAAGCTAATGATCTTTGATATTTATGAAAACAATGCCTATAGTCTTCAATTAGAGCTTAAGAAAAAACATCCTGATTTGGATTTAGAAGTATTGATTGGATCGGTAAGAGATAAGGGAAGATTGGACTTTATCTTTCAAACCTATCGACCTACTGTGGTGTTTCATGCAGCAGCTCATAAGCATGTGCCTTTAATGGAAGATAGTCCTACCGAAGCCATAAAAAACAATGTTTTTGGGACTATCAATGTAGCTGAGGCAGCTAAGATTTACCAAGCTAAGAAATTTGTTTTGATTTCTACCGATAAGGCAGTCAATCCAACCAATATTATGGGAGCAACCAAAAGAATTGCTGAAATTGTTATTCAAATGATGGATCGACATAGCAAAAATACTGATTATGTAGCTGTGCGTTTTGGAAATGTCCTAGGAAGTAATGGAAGTGTAATTCCTATTTTTAAAAAGCAAATTGCAGAGGGGGGACCGGTTACCGTCACTCATCCAGATATTATCAGATATTTTATGACCATCACCGAGGCCAGTCAATTGGTACTTCAAGCAGGAGCAATGGCAAAAGGAGGAGAAATCTTTATCCTGGATATGGGAGAACCAGTCAAAATCTTAGATTTGGCAAAAGATCTGATAAAACTTTCTGGATTTACCCCAGATGAAGATATTAAGATTGAATTTACCGGACTTAGACCCGGAGAAAAACTCTATGAAGAACTTTTGATTGCAGAAGAAGGACTGCAAGCTACTAAACACAAAAAGATTTTGATTAGTAAACCAATTGATTACAGTTATCAAGAATTTGTTCAGGAACTTGCAAAATTGAAAGAAGTCATTACAAAGGATGCAGTCCAAGAAATTCCTAAAGTTATCAAAAAAATCGTACCAACTTTTCAGTTTGATGATAGACACAAGAGACAAAATAGTAAAAAAGAAAAAGAAGAGATTTAA
- the proC gene encoding pyrroline-5-carboxylate reductase, translated as MEKTIGFIGAGNMAKAMIGGILQAKILPPEKVFLSNPHKEKLEAMKKEFGVQITLDNKEVAQRADILVLSVKPYLYSKVIQEIKDEIQQYTILVNIAAGVSIESIEQTFAKKVKVVRVMPNTPAQVGEAMSCVCVNKEVTKEELQEVMDIFHSFGEAEVIDENLMDVATGVSGSSPAYVYLFIEALADGAVLEGMPREKAYKLAAQAVLGSAKMVLESKEHPAKLKDQVCSSGGTTIEAVACLEKNYFRSTVIQAVQTATQKSKEMGKK; from the coding sequence ATGGAAAAAACCATCGGATTTATTGGCGCGGGGAATATGGCAAAAGCAATGATAGGAGGAATCCTTCAGGCAAAAATATTGCCCCCCGAAAAAGTTTTTCTCTCCAATCCCCATAAAGAAAAATTAGAGGCAATGAAAAAAGAATTTGGGGTACAAATTACCTTAGATAATAAAGAAGTTGCCCAAAGGGCAGACATTCTTGTTTTATCTGTAAAACCTTATCTTTACTCAAAGGTGATTCAGGAGATCAAAGACGAGATTCAGCAATATACCATTCTTGTCAATATTGCAGCAGGAGTCTCTATAGAAAGCATAGAACAAACTTTTGCAAAAAAGGTAAAAGTGGTGCGAGTTATGCCCAATACCCCTGCTCAAGTAGGAGAGGCTATGAGTTGTGTATGTGTAAATAAAGAAGTAACAAAAGAAGAACTTCAAGAGGTAATGGACATCTTCCATAGTTTTGGAGAAGCAGAAGTCATCGATGAAAATCTCATGGATGTAGCCACAGGAGTCAGTGGATCTTCTCCAGCGTATGTATATTTATTTATTGAAGCTTTAGCAGATGGAGCAGTATTAGAAGGGATGCCAAGGGAAAAAGCATATAAATTGGCGGCGCAGGCTGTATTAGGCTCTGCTAAGATGGTATTAGAGAGCAAAGAACATCCTGCAAAACTAAAAGATCAAGTATGTTCTTCAGGAGGGACTACCATAGAGGCAGTTGCTTGTTTAGAAAAAAATTATTTTCGATCTACTGTGATTCAAGCAGTACAAACTGCCACCCAAAAATCCAAAGAAATGGGGAAAAAATAA